A single genomic interval of Lacrimispora sphenoides JCM 1415 harbors:
- a CDS encoding LysR family transcriptional regulator yields MNIHNLKMFIKIVESGSISKTAEQMNISQSALSQQLRVMEQEFSARLFERNYQGVIPTNIGMIVYNRALEILSSYDRMLVDITNAQNQNKTVHILASPCVYSYALPCTFYHVKNKYPEYTLNMEMMSSRIIEEKISKGVADMGIIIGKPKDKNLSAKKVFTDRVFLVAGEKMKVPSQLDCQDLYHYPLLMLVKAQKTRQVLDKMLNKNGVRINQLHIPYALESTESIKLSAINGFGLAFLPYMAIKKELYNKQLRIVECPCLEFDNEYYSIKNAGSVPLNYESSKLIKYMEAILKETIC; encoded by the coding sequence ATGAACATTCATAACCTGAAAATGTTTATAAAAATAGTGGAATCCGGCAGCATCTCAAAAACTGCCGAGCAGATGAATATCAGCCAGTCCGCATTAAGCCAGCAGCTGCGAGTCATGGAACAGGAATTCAGTGCGCGGCTTTTTGAACGGAACTATCAAGGTGTGATTCCGACTAACATCGGTATGATTGTTTATAACCGCGCTCTTGAGATTTTATCGTCCTATGACAGAATGCTGGTTGATATCACCAACGCACAGAATCAAAATAAAACCGTACATATCCTCGCCTCTCCCTGTGTATATTCCTATGCCCTGCCATGCACGTTCTACCATGTAAAAAACAAGTATCCGGAATATACCCTTAATATGGAGATGATGTCCAGCAGAATCATAGAGGAGAAAATATCAAAAGGCGTTGCCGATATGGGAATCATCATAGGCAAGCCAAAGGATAAAAATCTATCTGCCAAAAAAGTATTTACCGACCGTGTTTTTCTGGTTGCAGGAGAAAAAATGAAGGTTCCTTCCCAGTTAGACTGCCAGGATCTTTATCATTATCCACTGCTGATGCTGGTAAAAGCCCAAAAAACAAGGCAGGTACTGGATAAAATGCTGAACAAAAACGGAGTCCGCATCAATCAGCTGCATATCCCTTATGCTCTTGAATCCACGGAATCCATTAAGCTGTCTGCGATCAATGGTTTCGGGCTTGCTTTTCTTCCCTACATGGCGATCAAAAAGGAACTATACAATAAACAGCTCCGCATTGTTGAATGTCCATGCCTGGAGTTTGATAATGAATATTATTCCATAAAAAATGCCGGCAGTGTTCCTCTCAATTATGAATCGTCCAAACTTATTAAGTATATGGAAGCGATATTAAAAGAAACTATTTGTTAA
- a CDS encoding YeeE/YedE thiosulfate transporter family protein, whose amino-acid sequence MSEVNTKVGGERVRKPRKPKKSQIPYAILVTILIIAFGSYLAGGSNKLPVYWGFGIAFGYILQRSRFCFTAAFRDPCITGSTSVTRAVLVAVAVGSVGFWAIKYAGVLANADSNLNMVGVAPIGLPLAVGAVLFGIGMVIAGGCASGTLMRVGEGFTMQMLSLVFFIAGSFWGAHDMNFWSKFNTNAPKIFLPDVFGWFGAIVVQGLIIVLLYIAAVKWQEKKMGSAE is encoded by the coding sequence GTGTCAGAGGTTAACACAAAAGTTGGTGGGGAAAGAGTGCGTAAGCCAAGAAAACCGAAAAAAAGCCAGATCCCATACGCAATTCTGGTTACAATCCTGATTATTGCTTTTGGATCTTATTTGGCAGGAGGGAGCAATAAGCTGCCTGTTTATTGGGGATTCGGTATTGCATTCGGGTATATCCTGCAGCGTTCACGTTTCTGCTTTACAGCAGCATTCCGTGATCCATGTATAACAGGAAGCACATCTGTTACAAGAGCCGTACTGGTTGCAGTTGCAGTTGGCAGCGTTGGTTTCTGGGCAATTAAGTATGCTGGTGTATTGGCAAATGCGGATTCCAATCTCAACATGGTTGGCGTAGCGCCTATCGGTTTACCCTTGGCTGTTGGTGCGGTCCTGTTTGGAATCGGAATGGTCATTGCCGGCGGCTGTGCATCCGGAACCTTGATGCGCGTTGGAGAGGGCTTTACCATGCAAATGCTGTCTTTGGTATTTTTCATAGCAGGCTCTTTCTGGGGTGCACATGATATGAACTTCTGGAGCAAATTCAATACAAATGCTCCGAAGATCTTTTTACCGGACGTGTTTGGCTGGTTTGGTGCAATCGTTGTACAGGGATTGATCATTGTGCTGTTATACATAGCGGCTGTCAAATGGCAGGAAAAGAAAATGGGAAGTGCAGAATAA
- a CDS encoding sulfurtransferase TusA family protein, producing the protein MAEFTLDCLGEACPVPLMKTEKKINELSVGDVLAVSIDHSCAMKNIPEWARKQGHNVEIEEVDDGEWEIVIEKTK; encoded by the coding sequence ATGGCTGAATTTACATTAGATTGTCTGGGAGAGGCTTGTCCAGTCCCGCTTATGAAAACTGAGAAAAAAATCAATGAATTATCTGTAGGAGACGTTCTTGCTGTATCCATCGATCACAGCTGTGCAATGAAGAATATTCCTGAGTGGGCAAGAAAACAGGGACATAACGTAGAAATTGAAGAAGTAGATGATGGAGAATGGGAAATTGTCATCGAGAAGACGAAGTAG
- a CDS encoding YeeE/YedE thiosulfate transporter family protein: protein MNKLKQFFIKLGDHPIYKKLLKEPLTYVAGAVLLAVFQIAHFAALGSGWGVTSAFANWGTWIYKALGGDASGWVYYASEKMQKELNTSFLADGASIRNLGIVLGAFAATLFASQFKIKKIKSLRQVIAAILGGLLMGYGARLANGCNIGALFTAISSFSLSGWVFGAFLLVGAFLGSKLLAKYFM from the coding sequence GTGAATAAATTGAAACAATTTTTTATTAAGCTTGGCGATCATCCCATTTACAAAAAGCTGTTAAAAGAACCCTTAACATACGTGGCCGGTGCTGTATTGCTTGCAGTATTTCAAATTGCCCATTTTGCAGCTCTTGGCAGCGGCTGGGGCGTAACAAGCGCATTTGCCAACTGGGGCACATGGATCTACAAGGCTCTTGGCGGTGACGCAAGCGGCTGGGTATATTATGCCTCAGAAAAGATGCAGAAGGAACTAAATACCAGCTTTCTGGCAGACGGTGCTTCCATCCGCAATCTGGGCATTGTACTGGGTGCTTTTGCGGCAACGTTATTTGCATCACAGTTTAAGATCAAGAAGATCAAATCTTTACGTCAGGTAATAGCGGCTATTCTTGGTGGTTTGTTAATGGGCTATGGAGCAAGACTTGCAAATGGATGTAATATTGGAGCGTTATTTACCGCAATTTCATCCTTTTCCTTATCCGGATGGGTATTCGGTGCATTTCTGCTGGTAGGAGCTTTTCTGGGAAGCAAATTATTAGCCAAATATTTTATGTAA
- a CDS encoding FAD-dependent oxidoreductase, with protein MTKKTESYDVVIIGGGAAGLTAGIYCGRAKLKTLIIEKTLVGGLATYTNEIENYPGFPDGATGLGLMELFHKQAKKFGVEFKLTDVKSVSLEGDIKQVETFRTIYQAKVVIVGSGGKPRLTGAKNEDLYLYDKGISFCATCDAAANTGKTVMVIGSGDAAIEEGIFLTKFADKVMVSVMHENGKMDCNEIAKAQALANPKMEFIWNTVVDSFEGDERLNTVVLKNVKTEEKVPVHVDSCFLFIGYLPNTEIFRDILDMNRGGYLLTNERMETNIPGVFAVGDVRDKYLKQVATAVGDGAVAGYGAEKYVSESEIFEKQIMNEGKSSLAYIYNAIDPQARELLPVFKEFEQDHSDIRVSCIDVYKSDGIAKRLDVESTPCFVWIKDGQIKEKYYGEITPERINSICK; from the coding sequence ATGACTAAAAAAACAGAATCATATGACGTTGTAATTATAGGGGGCGGAGCAGCCGGCTTAACTGCAGGGATATATTGCGGCAGAGCCAAGCTGAAAACATTGATCATAGAAAAAACTCTGGTAGGCGGGCTTGCCACATATACCAATGAAATAGAGAACTATCCCGGTTTTCCGGATGGGGCGACAGGCCTTGGACTGATGGAATTATTTCATAAACAGGCGAAAAAGTTCGGTGTGGAGTTTAAATTAACTGATGTAAAATCCGTATCTCTGGAAGGAGATATCAAGCAGGTAGAGACGTTTCGTACCATTTACCAGGCAAAGGTTGTAATTGTCGGAAGCGGCGGCAAGCCACGTTTGACCGGTGCCAAAAATGAGGATTTATATCTTTATGACAAAGGTATCTCTTTCTGTGCCACCTGTGACGCAGCGGCAAACACCGGAAAGACTGTTATGGTCATCGGAAGCGGAGATGCAGCCATTGAAGAAGGTATATTTTTAACTAAATTTGCAGATAAAGTTATGGTATCTGTCATGCATGAGAATGGTAAAATGGACTGTAACGAGATTGCAAAGGCACAGGCACTGGCAAATCCGAAAATGGAATTTATCTGGAATACGGTTGTGGACAGCTTTGAAGGAGACGAAAGGCTGAACACAGTTGTTTTAAAAAATGTGAAAACAGAGGAAAAAGTTCCCGTTCACGTGGACAGCTGTTTCCTGTTTATCGGCTATCTGCCAAATACAGAAATATTCCGTGATATTCTGGACATGAACCGAGGCGGTTATCTGTTAACAAATGAACGGATGGAGACAAACATCCCCGGAGTATTTGCAGTGGGAGATGTACGGGACAAATACTTAAAGCAGGTTGCAACAGCGGTAGGAGACGGTGCCGTTGCCGGATACGGCGCAGAAAAATATGTATCGGAAAGTGAAATATTTGAAAAGCAGATTATGAATGAAGGAAAATCTTCGCTGGCATACATATATAATGCAATTGATCCCCAGGCAAGAGAACTGCTGCCGGTTTTCAAAGAGTTTGAACAGGATCACAGCGATATCCGGGTATCCTGCATCGATGTTTATAAATCAGATGGCATTGCAAAACGGCTTGATGTTGAGAGTACACCCTGTTTCGTCTGGATCAAAGATGGACAGATTAAGGAGAAGTATTACGGTGAAATAACTCCGGAGCGCATAAACAGCATTTGCAAATAG
- a CDS encoding ABC transporter ATP-binding protein translates to MMKLYSKYFRRYKKPFFIAVLCVTLEAVCDLLGPTLMSHIVNSGIEKGSLPEVYHWGMLMLLVTLIGACFAVARNILASRVSQSMGADLRADLFEKIMSFSEVSADKIESGSLITRMTNDTSQIIQFVNGMMRIFLKAPVVCIGSMVLASLLNIRLSLIIYGVVAVVTILIYFSMKISYSRFYQLQKSMDQVNSKVQEYLIGVRLVKAFGTFGKEKDKFEEANQNLMQKGISSQMVNTVISPLLTLAVGIGTAVVIYIGSRLFTMDLANTGDITAFTIYMAQILSSLIMITNVFTMFVRTKASTARIGEVFGCEEDCLRSYENRKLSGKITFENVTFAYPNGSGVPAIKDLSFSVNSGESLAIIGPTGSGKSTITWLLLRFYDVDSGKIILDDYEIKMLGSDEVRSNVAVVPQKPMLFSGSVGDNLKWGDKHAATDELRQAADKAQADFIMQMPDGYDSILGSGGVNLSGGQKQRLSIARGILKKASILILDDATSALDAVTEAKVREGLKDKELKQTVIMITQRCGTAMSADKILVMENGRNVGFGTHEELMESCEVYQDIYHTQIESGREA, encoded by the coding sequence ATGATGAAATTATATAGCAAATATTTCAGAAGATATAAAAAGCCGTTTTTCATAGCCGTTTTGTGCGTGACGCTGGAAGCGGTCTGCGATTTGCTTGGACCGACGCTGATGTCACATATCGTAAACAGCGGAATTGAAAAAGGTTCTCTGCCAGAGGTTTACCACTGGGGCATGCTGATGCTCCTTGTAACTTTGATAGGCGCTTGCTTTGCTGTTGCCCGAAATATATTGGCAAGCCGCGTTTCTCAAAGTATGGGAGCGGATTTGCGGGCAGACTTATTTGAGAAAATCATGTCTTTTTCGGAAGTAAGTGCAGATAAGATTGAAAGCGGTTCGCTCATAACCAGGATGACAAATGATACCTCTCAAATTATACAATTTGTAAATGGAATGATGCGTATTTTTCTTAAGGCTCCTGTTGTCTGTATCGGCAGCATGGTGCTGGCAAGCCTGCTCAATATCCGGCTTAGTCTCATCATATATGGAGTAGTAGCTGTTGTTACCATATTAATTTATTTTAGCATGAAAATCAGCTATTCAAGATTCTACCAGCTGCAAAAGTCTATGGATCAGGTTAATTCAAAGGTACAGGAATATCTGATCGGTGTGCGGCTCGTCAAAGCATTTGGTACTTTTGGAAAGGAAAAAGATAAATTTGAAGAGGCCAACCAGAATTTAATGCAGAAAGGGATCTCCTCCCAAATGGTCAATACAGTCATCTCACCTCTTTTAACACTGGCTGTGGGAATCGGAACAGCGGTTGTGATTTATATTGGCAGCAGACTATTTACAATGGACCTTGCTAATACAGGAGATATTACGGCATTTACAATCTATATGGCACAGATACTTTCCTCTCTGATTATGATAACGAATGTATTTACCATGTTCGTCCGTACCAAAGCTTCTACGGCCCGGATCGGTGAAGTATTTGGCTGTGAAGAAGATTGTTTAAGAAGTTATGAAAACAGAAAACTGAGTGGGAAAATCACTTTTGAAAATGTTACCTTTGCTTATCCAAACGGCAGCGGAGTTCCGGCAATCAAAGATCTTTCTTTCTCCGTAAACAGCGGGGAAAGCCTTGCGATTATCGGCCCCACCGGGAGCGGAAAATCAACGATTACCTGGCTTCTGCTTCGTTTTTATGATGTGGACAGCGGAAAAATAATTCTGGACGATTACGAGATTAAAATGCTGGGTTCGGATGAAGTACGGAGTAATGTAGCGGTGGTTCCGCAGAAACCGATGCTGTTTTCGGGATCAGTAGGGGATAATCTTAAATGGGGGGATAAGCACGCCGCCACTGATGAGCTTCGGCAGGCCGCCGATAAAGCACAGGCAGACTTTATCATGCAGATGCCTGATGGTTATGACAGTATTCTTGGAAGCGGCGGAGTTAATTTATCCGGAGGGCAGAAGCAGCGTCTATCCATTGCCAGAGGGATCCTGAAAAAAGCTTCTATACTGATTTTAGATGACGCGACCAGTGCGCTTGATGCCGTTACCGAGGCAAAGGTAAGGGAAGGTCTTAAGGATAAAGAGTTAAAACAGACTGTGATTATGATCACACAGCGCTGCGGAACTGCCATGTCCGCGGATAAAATTCTGGTTATGGAGAATGGCCGGAACGTGGGCTTTGGCACTCATGAAGAATTAATGGAGTCCTGTGAAGTTTACCAGGATATCTATCACACGCAGATTGAAAGCGGTAGGGAGGCATAA
- a CDS encoding ABC transporter ATP-binding protein — translation MAEKYSQQQPKVPTMSQRPGGGRNRFAPTAKPKNAKGTLLRIVKIYMRWGKTIFAAILLTILSSLISVAIPYYVGKTFNTFDITNRGVDSAKLVSLLIIILSFYLINWLLHLINGVMMLRISQKLVFTLRMEFFEKMQKLPLEFYDTRSHGDTMSRITNDVDNISSTIAQTTTQLISSILTLVGSLAVMIRLNMPLTFTVLLCVPLVSLLTKTIATKSRAYFLAQQRSLGALNGVIEENILGLKMVKAFDRQEDVIQQFKEINERLCESSSKAQVWSGYMMPLMNVINNFVFAVVAILGGILSVSYGLKVGTVVSFLSYSKQFAQPLNSVAGMFNTIQSALAGAERVFEILDHEEETEDHMDAVEIQHPVGEVSFHNVCFSYDKTKPILKNISFHVNPGEVIALIGETGAGKTTIVNLLTRFYDADSGEIMIDKVPITHIKRDNLRRCFSVVLQDTSLFSGTIMDNIRYSKNDATEEEVIQAAKFAHAHDFIDKLPKGYETNVSAATDNLSQGQRQLISIARAVLCDSPILILDEATSSVDTKTEKEIQKALVSLMQNRTSFLIAHRLSTIRDADHIMVIGDGQILENGNHQSLMNEKGRYYEMVMSQMGKSLQ, via the coding sequence ATGGCAGAAAAATACAGTCAGCAACAGCCAAAAGTACCGACGATGAGTCAGCGTCCGGGAGGCGGAAGGAATCGTTTTGCTCCGACTGCAAAACCCAAGAATGCAAAAGGAACGCTGCTTCGGATTGTTAAAATCTATATGCGGTGGGGGAAGACCATATTTGCGGCAATCCTTCTGACCATCCTCTCTTCCTTGATATCAGTAGCGATTCCATATTATGTGGGTAAAACCTTCAATACCTTTGATATTACGAACAGGGGTGTGGACTCCGCCAAGCTGGTTTCACTGCTTATCATCATATTAAGTTTCTATCTGATCAACTGGCTGCTTCATTTAATTAATGGTGTAATGATGCTGCGGATCTCCCAGAAGCTGGTTTTTACGCTTCGTATGGAATTTTTTGAGAAAATGCAGAAGCTTCCCCTTGAATTTTACGACACTCGGTCTCATGGGGATACCATGAGCAGAATTACAAATGACGTGGACAATATCAGTTCCACCATAGCACAGACAACAACACAGCTGATCTCCAGCATCTTAACTCTGGTGGGTTCTCTTGCAGTCATGATCCGTTTGAACATGCCGCTTACCTTTACGGTTCTGCTGTGCGTGCCGTTAGTTTCCTTATTGACAAAAACGATTGCCACCAAAAGCCGTGCTTACTTTTTGGCACAGCAGAGAAGCCTTGGAGCACTAAACGGTGTCATCGAAGAGAACATTCTTGGTTTAAAAATGGTGAAAGCCTTTGACAGACAAGAGGATGTCATTCAGCAGTTTAAAGAAATTAACGAGCGCTTATGTGAAAGCAGCAGTAAAGCCCAGGTTTGGTCCGGTTATATGATGCCGTTAATGAATGTCATTAATAATTTTGTATTTGCTGTTGTTGCAATCTTAGGTGGTATCTTATCGGTAAGCTATGGCCTGAAAGTAGGTACGGTAGTGAGCTTTTTAAGTTATTCAAAGCAGTTTGCACAACCGCTTAATTCGGTGGCAGGAATGTTTAATACGATACAATCTGCACTGGCAGGAGCCGAGCGGGTTTTTGAAATACTCGATCATGAGGAAGAAACTGAAGATCATATGGATGCAGTTGAGATCCAACATCCGGTCGGAGAAGTTTCCTTTCATAATGTGTGTTTTTCTTATGATAAAACAAAGCCGATTCTAAAAAACATAAGTTTTCACGTAAATCCAGGAGAGGTCATTGCATTAATCGGGGAAACAGGTGCTGGTAAAACCACAATTGTCAATCTTTTAACAAGATTTTATGATGCGGACAGCGGTGAAATCATGATTGACAAGGTACCGATTACCCATATCAAACGGGACAATTTAAGAAGATGCTTTTCCGTTGTGCTTCAGGATACCAGTCTCTTCAGCGGAACGATCATGGACAATATCCGTTACTCCAAGAATGATGCCACGGAGGAAGAAGTGATCCAAGCGGCGAAATTTGCCCATGCCCACGACTTTATCGATAAGCTTCCGAAAGGTTATGAGACGAATGTCTCCGCAGCTACCGATAATTTAAGTCAGGGACAGAGACAGCTGATATCCATTGCAAGAGCCGTTCTATGTGACAGCCCGATTTTGATCCTTGATGAAGCAACAAGCAGTGTTGATACCAAGACGGAGAAGGAGATACAAAAGGCCTTGGTCAGTCTCATGCAGAACCGGACCAGCTTTTTGATAGCCCATCGTCTTTCAACCATCCGCGATGCGGACCACATCATGGTAATTGGTGACGGGCAGATCCTGGAAAATGGAAATCACCAAAGCCTGATGAACGAGAAAGGCCGGTATTATGAAATGGTTATGAGTCAGATGGGGAAGTCGCTCCAATAA
- a CDS encoding helix-turn-helix transcriptional regulator — protein sequence MDSPINRHDKYIYSKDRTVLTQQELNLPGIRLFAMHNIHNTIFPIIPHYHENAFEFTFISKGSISFHMQESECEVSGGNIFISFPGEVHGTREIPISLNEQYRLQVDISDPKNLLFLNEETAKQLIQDLKNIKRHIVSTDIKETRPLLDKAFELALSEGNHLLIAGYLIIFFQLMIAASKEDRYYLTHDIEAAVQYVDDHVTEELSLHTLAGICNLSVSQFKQKFRRIVGISPRNYINKKKINFSKMLLLKDIPVTEVAMQLNFNTSSYFSTVFKKYTMMTPSEYIQAKLGNKETE from the coding sequence ATGGATTCACCGATCAACCGGCATGATAAATATATCTATTCAAAAGACCGTACCGTACTGACGCAGCAGGAACTGAACTTGCCGGGTATACGGCTGTTTGCCATGCACAATATCCACAACACGATTTTTCCTATTATCCCACATTATCATGAGAATGCGTTTGAATTTACCTTTATATCCAAGGGAAGCATTTCCTTTCATATGCAGGAGTCTGAATGTGAAGTATCCGGTGGAAATATCTTTATTTCTTTTCCTGGCGAAGTCCACGGCACAAGAGAAATCCCCATTTCCCTGAATGAGCAGTACCGGCTCCAGGTCGATATCAGCGATCCAAAAAACCTGTTATTTTTAAATGAGGAAACTGCAAAACAACTGATCCAAGATTTAAAAAACATAAAAAGACATATCGTATCCACGGATATCAAGGAAACCCGTCCCCTGCTAGATAAAGCCTTTGAGCTGGCCCTGTCCGAAGGAAACCACCTGCTGATTGCCGGATATCTGATTATCTTCTTCCAGTTAATGATCGCGGCCTCCAAAGAGGACAGATATTATCTGACCCATGATATCGAAGCAGCAGTCCAGTATGTGGATGATCATGTTACGGAAGAATTATCACTGCATACCCTGGCTGGAATCTGTAATCTTTCCGTCTCACAGTTTAAACAGAAATTCAGGCGGATTGTAGGCATCTCTCCCCGGAATTATATCAATAAGAAAAAAATTAACTTTTCAAAAATGCTGCTTCTTAAGGATATCCCTGTAACAGAGGTTGCCATGCAGTTGAATTTTAATACCAGCAGCTATTTCTCTACTGTTTTTAAAAAATATACAATGATGACCCCCAGCGAATACATTCAAGCAAAACTGGGTAATAAGGAAACTGAATAG
- a CDS encoding heavy metal transporter, with protein sequence MNKIHYDISGIQNSEIKTQLKNALDKVDGISMVNIDAARGSIEVGYNQSTDENSIKSCIENVGCTIMSQSDEF encoded by the coding sequence ATGAACAAAATTCATTATGATATATCAGGCATACAGAATTCGGAGATTAAAACACAGCTTAAAAATGCATTAGATAAAGTAGACGGAATTTCTATGGTCAATATTGATGCAGCAAGAGGTTCCATAGAAGTTGGATACAATCAATCAACGGACGAAAATTCTATTAAATCTTGTATTGAAAATGTTGGTTGCACTATAATGAGCCAATCTGATGAATTCTAG
- a CDS encoding CPC_1213 family protein — translation MSNDNSKKSTKNHKKEDGTFHSKHINHNPQAESARAVFGLKADNSKDKES, via the coding sequence ATGAGTAACGATAATTCAAAAAAAAGTACTAAGAATCATAAAAAGGAAGATGGTACTTTTCATTCAAAACATATTAATCATAATCCACAAGCAGAAAGCGCTCGTGCAGTATTCGGTTTAAAGGCAGATAATTCGAAAGATAAAGAATCTTAG
- a CDS encoding Csac_0668 family 2Fe-2S cluster-binding (seleno)protein — MGEKTLSCCYSEKNTCNTETNHLCPVCGKDGALVKNITVKHLILDELTELIGDKDYFLCLSEDCDITYYNKESNIGFNKQQIKVPIWYKKDADPKYACYCSQVTEEQVIHAVLADGADSMEEVLKLTGAMNAAQCQKNNPLGKCCHQIIQDAIDKALSMK, encoded by the coding sequence ATGGGAGAGAAAACTCTAAGCTGCTGTTATTCGGAAAAGAATACCTGTAATACGGAAACAAATCACTTGTGTCCGGTATGCGGAAAAGATGGTGCCCTTGTTAAAAACATCACAGTAAAGCATTTGATACTTGACGAATTAACGGAGCTGATCGGTGATAAGGATTATTTTTTATGCCTGAGTGAGGACTGTGATATTACTTATTACAACAAAGAATCTAACATTGGATTCAATAAACAGCAAATAAAAGTACCAATATGGTATAAGAAAGATGCAGATCCTAAATATGCATGTTACTGTAGTCAAGTTACAGAGGAACAAGTCATACATGCTGTTCTGGCAGATGGTGCTGATAGTATGGAGGAGGTTTTAAAGCTCACCGGAGCAATGAACGCTGCACAGTGCCAGAAGAATAATCCACTGGGTAAGTGCTGTCATCAAATCATTCAAGATGCAATTGATAAGGCACTATCCATGAAATAA